From Triticum aestivum cultivar Chinese Spring chromosome 7B, IWGSC CS RefSeq v2.1, whole genome shotgun sequence:
CCACTCTAGTCATGGCGGTGTGGCGACCGAGAAGCCCACTCTTGTTTAAAGTCATCTGGGCTCCTTCTTCGCAAACCCTACCCCAATAATCCTCATCCTCTCACACACATCAACCAGTCGCCATACCCCACCACAGTGGGCTTCTTAGGTGAGGAGGAACAAAACCGCACCTCCTCGGCATGACGACTGCGATAGATGAGGAGTTCGCATGTACATGGATATGCCGCTGCAGCGGTCGTTGATCAAGTGCGACGGTTACAAGTCACTATTGTGTACTACACTAGTGGCATGTATATATGCTTATGTAAGGCTTATATAGTAGGACACCACATTAACCAAGAAATGTCTACTCTTTGGCTAATCCAGCGCGGATCACCAAATTGCCCTGAAATGTCGAGATACTTTAGGCCATCCAATGACGGTCACTAAATTGGTCTGGACAGATCCAGTCGTATGAATCCCTCAATCCGGCATCAAACGGGGGTGAGATTTGGGGGAGTCCAAATGTTGGCCACGTTGGACTCCGACAACGGACCCACCAAAATCCCCACGCCCATCACGTCCACTCTAGTCATGGCGGTGTGGCGACCGAGAAGTCCACTCTAGTTTAAAGTCATCTGGGCTCCTTCTTCGCAAACCCTACCCCAATAATCCTCATCCTCTCGCACACATCAACCAGTCGCCATACACCACCATAGTGGGCTTCTCAAGCGAGGAGAAGCAGAACcgcacctcctcggcacgacgattGCGACAGATGAGGAGTTCGCACGTACATGGATATGCCACTGCAGCAGTCGCTGATCAAGTGCGACGGTTACAAGTCACTATTGTCTACTACACCAGTGGCATGTATATATGCTTATGTTAGGCTTATATAGTAGGAAACCACATTAACCAAGAAATGGCTACTCTTTGGGCTAATCCAACGCGGATCACCAAATCGCCCTCAAATGTCCAGATACTTTAGGCCACCCAATGACGGTCACTAAATTGGTCTGGACCAATCCAGTCGTTTGAATCCCTCAAACCGCATCAAACGTGGGTGAGGTTTGGGGGAGTCTGAACGTTGGCCACGTCAGGCTCTGACAACGGGCCCACCAAAAGCCCCACTCCCATCACGTCCACTCTAGTCATGGCGGTGTGGCGACTGAGAAGCTCACTCTGGTTTAAACTTTAAAGTCATTCGAGCTCCTTCACAAACCCAGCCCCAATAATCTTCACCCTCTCGCACACATCAACCAGTCGCCATACACCACCACACCTTCGCCCCGTCGCGACGAGCAAGAAGCCCAACACAGAGTAGTCGTCGCCGACACACGACTTCGGATTCAGGGGTAACTGGTGCTGCTCAGGTGCTAGTTCCCTTGTGGCCGGATATGGTGCAAACGTTTGAGGAGGAGCAAGCAGAGCTGAAGGGGCCCACATCACCGATGAGGAGGGTGATGATCGCCGTTATGCGCCAGTGAAGGGGACCACAATCATATTGGCGACCACATGCTCCAGATTGAATGACGGAGGTGCCGGTTGCCTCGAAGGCCACCCTTATGAATTACCATCCGGCACCTCCTCTAATtttagttaggattagtttaaattcaGGTTGAACATGTTTAAATTTCCACAATAGCTAAATGTCAATCCATTCGAattggagaagaaagaagaaagcgTCGGAGATGAAGAAGGAGACGGAGAGGCCGCTGACGCCGGGGAAGAACACCCCCACTATCTTATCTTAGGGTGGCGGGTGGGGGTTTGGGGGAGAAGCAcccctactatctatcttagggtggcGGGTGGGGTGCTACTTCCCGGGAGTTCTTTGGGTGGTCGTTGGGCTTGGAGGGGATGGCCACGACGGCAGCAAGACCAACGGTGGGGTACGGTTCAGGGGAGGGCAGTGTGGCGACATAGTCGCGGGAGCGCCGGCGGTCGCAAGCGGCGAAAGCAGGCGGCTTGGCCGGCGGCGGCACGACGGTTCGAAGaaagaagaggagggcggcgggaggttcGCGTTGGACGGCTCAAAAGCTCGACTGACCCATTTTTTTCCCACACAACTGATATATAACCACGCCCTTAGATTTCATCTGCTTTGTTGTACTATGTTAAACTATATTTAAATTCCATTTATTTTGCGTCAATTTCATCGGTGTTTATATGTGCTCCGTTTAAAATGGGTCGAACATTTGATGTCCGTGGTTGAATGGCCGGTGCACTGTCCGCGGACGAACTCGTTTGAGGCCGTGCCGTTTGATGATCCGTTGCCTGATGCACGTACCGTTCCTGACCAGTTCGGAGTAGTAACTTCAAACTCATGAAGGGTACGAGCGGTATGAGACTCGAGGTGAGGAGAGGACTGTCTGCGGGGCACGTGCAGCGCCGGTGAGAGGCACTCAGAGCGCCTTTAATCTACTCTCTGCTCTCACCGCACGGTGCTAGCAGCTGTGTTGCGCGCCACATGTACTACTGTTGCAGCGGGCAGTGAACCCGAGACGGAGCGAAACGAAATGATGGCGCGATCCGCCGTGGACCAGGAAGCCCGATTCAATGCCGTGCGACGCGAGAGCGCCCCCACATGCATGGTCTGGTTCACTCCCTCCCCACCGTCACCGTTGGATCTCGATGACCCGTACGTACCAGGATGGAACATCGGTCCTCTGGACCAGAGAAGCGTACGCACGTCTCTCTCTTCCGCCTCGCCACGATGAAACGAAGGTAGCCAGAGAGATTAGCATCTAGCAGGGGGAACGGATGATGATGAGATTGATTGCGCTACACATGGGCGCCGCACGTCCATGTCATGTGCCGCCTTCCTCGTCGCTGTTGCCCTGCACGGAGGTTGCTTTTGCGTATCAGTGATAGACGATGGCCAGCGGCGCCTCGCACATGGATgggctcgccctgcctccgcctGCGTCGGCCCCCATGGCTTGCAACGAGAAGGGCAGGCAGGCACATGCGGCTGGGCTTTCCAACACATGGTGGGTCGTCTGTCCGACTAACACGCGGAGATACAGTGGGAAGTTGACACGATGTGACTTGGAGTCTTGGATCATGGGTATAGTTGAATCACTCATTGTGGGTACAACAATGTGCACTGTGATAAGGTCCGTGCACATGCTGACATACGCGAGTCGCTAGCGTATGTTGCTAGCCGTCGTTCGCTAGTCCAACCGGCCGGCACGGACGTACTGTACCAGAATTGTGCAGTTTTTGCGTGGCAAGAACATAGTGTACTACAGTAGCTACGGCATTTACTGATAGAGGAAATTGGAAGGGTGTCCTTCGATCATACTaatagtaggagtactactagtactagtataatgcccgtgcgttgccacgggttCTTGAAATATTTTGCTGGAATTATGTAAACATAATGCATGTAAAAAAAGATAGCACAGGTATAATCAAGTAATAATTTAAGTCCACTTCACTTACATTGTAAACTGTTAATAAAAGGCAATTTGACAATGCATACATATAGTGCGATTTATATAAATGAATCAAACAAATGATTAAGGCCGTCTCGAAGGTCGAAGTTTATTTCTTCCTCGTATATTTGGGCATGTTCGAACATCAAACGGGCACCCTGCAtgcaccccaaaattcaaccatcTGGACAATATGCACTTCTTCAAATCCAGACCATATGTGGAGGAGAAATGTGCTTCTCCGGACTATCCGTCATTTTATCTCCAATACACGGTCCTAACACAAAAAACTCAACCCACGACGCACCATTCCCTTTTTATGTTGAACCCATCCCTTCCCGCTCGGGTTCCTGCTGTAGCGCGACATTTCTCGCTAGAGCCCTCTTCTTTAAAACCAGATGATGCCCACCTCACCTCGCCATGGCGCCCTCCCACCTTCACATTGTATATCCCCCACTCACCACCAAGGAGTCCCCAGCCAACCGCCTACTCTATGCCCTGATCCCCACCCCTTGTGTTCGTGCTGATCCACCACCGTCATAAAGGCAGATCCGATATATCCTGAGTCATTGCCACGTTGTAACATACAATCGAATATCATGCATTACCGCAAAGTATTCTTGTGCCAATCTGTTCATTTTTTTATTAACTCTTGAACTGGCCGAGCAATTCGTTTATCCTTCTATCCTAAAATTTTCACCATGTTGCAACTGATATGCCACCGTGTTCATTGTTTCTACATTTAACCATATGTGATCCTTGATATAGTCATCTCCTTCTTTGTTTCTTCATCTAAAAAATACATGGATTTACAAACCTAAACTCCATAAGATCATAAGCTATACAATTAGCCAATAAAGGTCACCCCttgtgaaaattatattattgcTCTCCATGGAGTTATAATAGCACAGATATTTCAATTCTTGATGAAGAAAGAGACCACACACTTTTAATGAACAACTCTTGTTGAATCATTGGGGGTGAAAATTTTATGTATTTCAACTAAAGGAAACCACTATATCCTTTAGAAAAAAATACATGCCAGTATATTGGTAAGCACTATACTTCAATTCCCCAGCGGTCGAACATCATGTGCTATCTCTTTGGCATCCCAAAATAATAGTCAGAATCTGGCTGACCATCGAGTAGCACCATGTACTTGTTCCTTGATGTACCTCTTTGAAGAACCAGATCAAAGTCTTCTTTTTCTCCTAGCATCATCGCCTATTCTGTTGGATACCTACTCCCTCATTCCTATGCTTAAGGCATAAATCTTCACTCACGCCCCCCAAGGAGTAGCAGGGCATTACTTTGAGGCAACCACGCCAATCAAAATAAACATGTCATCATCAACACTCAATATATACCAACCTTAACAGATTAAAGTATCCAACAAAAATGATGCACTAACAGACGCACTCACCTCATCCATACCCACCGCTCACAAAACATACCATATGTATCCTTCAGGCGGAAGCAAACATTAGCATAAGAAATTAAGCTCATCAAAATATGAATAAAATCCTGCTTTGCATAAGCGTGTAGAAGATATGAAGCATGCACATCTGTATCTTCTTTGAGAATCATGTCCAAGATAAACCTGTAGCAACAAGGGCCGGGGACTCAGGTATTAAGCAAGATGTTCTGCAGTATGAAGTAATTATTCAGTTACCATTTCTGCGAATGCATAGAAAATATGTTGCGGGCCAAATACGGAACAAAGCATGATCAACCAAGGTCAAAACCGACATCTGCCATGAAATCAATTAATCCAGTTATGCAGTCAAATACAACTGTCAGTCAATTAAGCGAAGCTACAGTCCATTCAAGCTAAAAAATAATAAAATTCATAAACCCCACTTCGTTGAGATTGGGAACTCTAATTGAGGGCAAGATCCAAATCCCTTAATTAGCAAGTACATGCATCACATCCCAATCCATGTCTGCATCGAAATTGAGGTCAAACCTACTCTTTGCTACTTGACAGATTGGTGGAGAGTAGAAGCAACCCAGCAGCGAATGGAAAATAGCAGCACCGAACAATAGCTGCTCCACCACGCCGTCCAGCCGCTCGTCGTTGGTCTGCGGCATCAGCTTCTTCCCCCGGAACAGGACCGACTCCACCCCCCGCTCCGCCATGGCCGCCTCCGTCGTCGCTCCGGCGGTAATGCCGTTACCCTGAGGACAGGAACCATTGGGACAGTAAGCTTTGGTTGACTCACATTTCACTGTGGTAATAATAATTCAGCAGCCGTGAAGAAAATTACAGTACAAGATAAATTATTTACCTGGATGCGGATGTAGTTGGTTGCTCCGTTCTCTCCGAACGCCATTGATACGGCTTGGTCCACCTGAAAAGCACAGACACCCACAGTCCTGTTTAGCCCCGCGTACGTGACGATGGTACGATTATTTTTTGACGAACTGCAGCAGGTGCTGCTTTTCATTCATTAAGAGGGAAACCACATGTTACACGGCAGGAACGTAATCAGGTGGCATAACTACAAAAATGAAGGAAAAATACTAAGAACTAATTACAGATGTATAGAAACATGGTAGCTCACATGTCGACTACTCAATCCATTTCACTCCTTTGATGCCTGTGTGCAGCAAGGTTCTGCGTTTGTCTTTTAATCTGAAGAAGGGCCTGCTGTGCCACTCATGTTGATTCTGGATACTCTTTGTCAATTTTGATCTTTACTCTACCATCTTAAACCCTGTTAATTATTGCATTCATAGAGACTGCTTAATTATGGCAGTTGATCTCTTTGCACAAACCGCTGTTGctattcaacaacaacaacaagataTCAGGGAGTCATCCTGATGGAATGTGAAATCCAAGCATGGCCAACCAGCCCCAGGATCAGCATGACTAACCTACCTACAGGAAGGAACGCATGCGAGGGCGCACAATGGACTGTGCGCCGTCGACATAGATGGTGGTGCCTGTCATGAAGCGGGAGTCGTCGCCGACCAGGTACAGCACCGTGGAAGCGAGGTCCTTGTCTGGGTCCAGCCACCGCCGCAGCGGCATCACCTCCCCGGTCGCCTTCTCGGCCTTCTCCTCCCCAACAGAGAGAGGGAACTTGTCCCCCAGGTGGAGGCCGCGGCAGACGGCGTTCACCCTGATCTTGTGCTTGCCGAGCTCCATCGCCGACAGCTGAAAAAACGAAGAACATCATGGTCATGTATGCATTCAGGATTTCCGTGAGCAATCATTCAGGCTTTTTTGGTAACAGGAAAGCAGGCTTACTCTGACAAGCTGGTGAACGGCGCCTAAACTTGTGCCGTATGCCGCAGCCCCCGGATACAATCCTCTCTCGGCGCCGATGATCTGGGTCAAGCAAACCACGGAGCCGCCCGACTGCGCATCCCGGAACCGCTTCGCTATCGCCTTTATCAGGAGCCAAGGTGTGATTACATTGACTTTCATGGTCTTGTTGTACTCATCTTCAGTCACGCTGAGGCAATCTTGCACTTCCCCTGCTCATACAGTAGCCAAATACAGATGCATGGACCAAATTACTGGATGATAAGCTGACTGAAATATTCAGAGAAGAACTGAGCAATCATTTAGGTTGGTGATTAGTCGGGCTTGGGCATGTGTGAAAAAATTCTGTCAGATGGAAAATTGGGCATGTGTATCAGTGTCTGTCAGTAGTATGTGCATACCCTCGAAGGAGCAGCAGTTGACAAGGGCGTGGAGCCCGCCGTCCCCGAAGCAGCGCCACGCCGCGTCCACCGCGGCGCCGACGGCTGCCTCGTCGCAGGCCGCCAAGTCCAGCCCAACCACCGCgatggccgccgccccttgggccGCGCTGCGCCGCGCCTCCTCCGCCGTCGCGGCCAGGGCGCCCTCGTCGCCCACCAGGACCAgcctgtgtgtgcgcgcgcgcttaGATTCAGAACCCAACgacaggaagaagaaggggaaaagTGAGAGGGAGTACCTGCAGCCGTGCCTGGCGAGGCCAACGGCGACCCCCCGCGagacggcgtcgccgccgccgttgcaGGCGAGCAGCACCTGCTTCGCGTAGGCGGTGTAGGCGGCCACCccctttccccttcttcttcccttctcTGCACGTGAAGAGTTATAGCAAGACAAGAATTACCCAGCCACAGCAGGCCGGGAAGTCGAACGCCTCGGCCTCGACGACATCGGCGCGGGAGAAGACGAACGCCCCGCACGCGGCCGCGCAGACCTGCCAGAGCGGGAAGTGGAACGACTTGGCCTCGACGGCGCCGGCGCGGGAGAAGACGAACGGAGGCGATGGTGACGTcttgaggaggaggatggagagggcatgagggggggggggtcagATCGAGGATTGGGGTCCGGCGGCGGGTGCGGCTGGAGGCAGGGAGACGAGGGGAAGCTAGGgttcgagggagggagggagaccggtggggtggggagggggtgggaggggacgaaaaaaccgacgaaaaaaaacCAACGAAAAAAAATCAGACGAAAATGATGGGATGAAATAAAACCCGAAaagcgacctaccaactgagacattaggaataGAGATTTGACCAGTAACTAGGGGGCAGCGACGTCAATGCGGCGGTGGACCGGGTCACGGGGTGACTTGAAACCGGGACACAACCGGACAGGTGGGTCTCAATGCTCATGTGATCCGTGGGCCCGGAATAAAGAGGGCCAGAGACTAGGAATTCAGGATCCAAGGGGAGTAAACTTGGGTTAAACTTtgcctcaaaaaacaaaaaacttgTGTTAAACTAAACTAATCCATGCAAACACGAGGCCACTGATCCGGAAACGTCCTCGTCCTGAAGCTGAATGAACGGTACGTTCATCCGTATCGCACCAATGCGACGTCGACGCATGGTGCATGGTGCGTCATGCATGCATCTCTTTCGTGCGCCGCACCCCAGGCTAAGCCacggtgtgtgcatgcatgcacctgGGTGTGTGCACGAACGAACGAGCATTATTTtctcaaacaaaagaaaaaacgaACGAACATTTCTCTGCTAGTGGCACCTCTCTTAAATTGCTAACAGGGCAAAGATAATGAGATCACTCTTTGCCAAAGCTCATATGCAAAAGAGGTGGCTAAGCTTTGGAACATTTCTTTATAATGATGTAGCCACATGAAAGTGTAAATATATGGGGCCTGTTTGGAACCTGCACCGTACTTTTTTCTGGGGATCAAAGATTGGAACGATGCATACGTGTTTATAATATATCCAAAATCATGTGCATGTTACTACTGTGctgcattaaacatggcaacatGAGAGATGATTTAGGGCACGCAGGGCGCGAGAGCACGCGGATTGTGAGCCGACGATCTGTAACAAGATTCGTGACATTGCGTATGTATACTCAGAGTTTCATTTTTGGTTATCTCTACTCCTAACGGACGAATTGATAATCTCTGTTCCACGGTATTTTTTGTTCCACTACCTCCCACcttcgtctggtttattttcgtctctcctcccacctccTAGTTCCCCCGCAGGTAATGATCCCGTCCAAAAAAAAAAAATCCAACCAAAACCACATTACGAAGGAGCGATGCCTCTAGGTAGCCCCCTCGCACGTCAAAAAAGCGGACAAAAAAAAACAACGAAAAAATATCGTCGAGGACTCGCACGAACGAGGGAGCGCGGCCTCCAGAGTGCCCTCGATCGTCTCGCTAGGAGTATGAGAACCACGCCCCGCCGATCCCTTCGTCGCCGCCCTCGCACTCGCATCAAGCTGCCGTCGATCCCTGCGCTACCTCAACGGGAGCCATCGCAAATAAGGAGCGAGGCCTCCAGAGTGCCCTCGATCGTCTCGCTATGAGGACGAGGACGAGAACCACGCCCCAGCGGCTCCCTTCGCCGCCGCCAATCACGGCGCTACGTCAACGAGAACAATTTGACGCTGCCAATCCCCTTGCCATCGCGGATCCCTTTAATTTGCGAACGCCGATCCCCTTTAGGATCAGATGTGCTAcggcaggaagctgaaggactgaggaagtccctgcagaattcatatgcatattttctggtgcaacagcaagcgttgaaggatttaagcgccaaacaagagaaagctaataagcttgctaagcgtcttcctagcatggtggatacccaggatattgtttcttgagctcttgtacagtggtttcagttctggacttgttttccagcggcgtttatttgcactggtcgccaactttgacaaccattgtatataatatgctgctttgttccccatatttgcactggtggtaaAATTTGATGCCGAGTgggtgtaatatgtgtaatagccataatagcctagcataagttgcttgcttatttattttcttatttgtcTTGTTTATTTATAGTCAGTGCAATTATTTTTCCGCGCTTTGCTAGTGGGCGCAATAACCGATATTTTACTAGAATGCTATCTTTAGTAATAGAATTTGGTTTGTTGTCGGAGCATTTTCGAAGGTGTTATGAGTAACACAACCATCTCCATCATGAACTAGAATGTTCGGGGCCTGAACTTGCCGGCAAAGAGAGCAACCATTTGCGAGACAACCAACGCTCACAACCTCGCTCTCCTTTGTCTACAAGAGACCAAGATAGACATGTGGACACAGGGCATCGTCAGGGAGATTGGTGGCGTCCGGCTGGATAACTGCGCCGTGCTCCCGACCGTGGGTACACGCGGCCGGGCTCCATCTTCTGGGATTCCACCAAGGTCGCTGTGGCCACGCACTCAGTGGGGCAATTCTCCATCACCGCCAGTGTCCTCCAGCTCCACTGCAACTCCTCCTTCTGGTTAACAATAGTGTATGGCCCCGCCGACGAAGCAAGAAAAGATGAGTTCCTCGATGAGATGATCAGAATTGGACCGCCCCACGGAGAGCCATGGCTGATCAATGGTGATTTCAACATCATCTATGAGGCAAGGGACAAAAGCAATCACAACCTGAACAAGAGAATTATGGGCAGATTCAGAGGCGCCATTGACAGGATAAGCCTGAAAGAGATCAAGTGCAAAAACAGGCGCTTCACCTGGAGCAACGAGAGGGAGATCCCAACCTTTGTCGCGATCGAAAAAGTCTTCTGCAACCAAGAATGGGAAGCCTCTTTCCCATCGCACATTCTCATGGCTGCATCCACCTCCTGCTCAGATCATTGCCCTCTGCTTTTGACAGACGCCGCGGCACCACCCCGCAAGGCCATGTTCAGATTTGAATCTTTTTGGCCCAAATTCCCTCACTTTCAGCAGATGGTGGCCAGGGCATGGCAAAAGCCAGTGAATCACAACTGCCCTTTTACCAGGATGAAAATCAAACTCAAGAGAACCGCGGCTGACTTAAGGATCTGGGCCAAGAGCATGTTCAACAACTCCAAACTCCAGTTCCACATTGCTTCTGAAGTTGTTCTTCGGCTGGATGTAGCACAAGAAAAGCGTCAGCTCACTCCCAGTGAATTTTGGCTAAGGAAGACGCTAAAACTGGAGATTGTCGGGCTAGCAATGCTCGAGCGCATCAGAAAGCGACAAGCAGCACGGACCACCTGGCTGAAAGCGGGTGATGCTCGCACGGCTTTCTTCCAGGCAAAGATCATTTCCAGGAGGAGGAAAAATCATATCCACTACATCGAAGCCGCAGGCAGGCAGGCCACAAACCATAGTGACAAAGCCAAGCTAGTGCACGAACACTTCTCTGCCCTGCTTGGCACAAAGGGGAGGAGAGCTCGGACAATTAACTGGGACTCGATCAAGCTCCCACGACTGCAGGCGGGGACTGGCCTCGACAACCCTTTCATGGAGGGGGAGGTGTGGGCTGCGATTTGCGCATCTCCGGCAGAGAAGTCACCAGGACCTGACGGTTTCAACGACACTTTCTTCAGAGCGTGCTAGTAGACTATCAAAGCGGACGTCATGGTGGTTTTTGAAGCGTTCTACCGGCTGGCTGGCGGCGATTTTGCAGCTCTCAACAGAGCGATCCTCGTGCTGCTGCCAAAACAATCCGGCGCAACAAAACT
This genomic window contains:
- the LOC123157835 gene encoding 4-formylbenzenesulfonate dehydrogenase TsaC1/TsaC2; protein product: FLSCYNSSRAEKGRRRGKGVAAYTAYAKQVLLACNGGGDAVSRGVAVGLARHGCRLVLVGDEGALAATAEEARRSAAQGAAAIAVVGLDLAACDEAAVGAAVDAAWRCFGDGGLHALVNCCSFEGEVQDCLSVTEDEYNKTMKVNVITPWLLIKAIAKRFRDAQSGGSVVCLTQIIGAERGLYPGAAAYGTSLGAVHQLVRLSAMELGKHKIRVNAVCRGLHLGDKFPLSVGEEKAEKATGEVMPLRRWLDPDKDLASTVLYLVGDDSRFMTGTTIYVDGAQSIVRPRMRSFL